A genomic segment from Candidatus Eremiobacteraceae bacterium encodes:
- a CDS encoding NADP-dependent isocitrate dehydrogenase, whose translation MPGTTPITVAYGDGIGPEIMSATLEVLKAAGARLQTDVIEIGEKVYLAGNPAGIAPSAWESLRSTKVFLKAPITTPQGGGYKSLNVTTRTALGLYANVRPCVSYAPYVKTKHPVMDVVIVRENEEDVYGGIEYQQTHQMTQALKLISRPGSERIVRYAFEYARRNERKKVTCFTKDNILKLTDGLFHKIFDEVAKEYPQIEHEHWIVDIGAAKLADTPEAFDVLVLPNLYGDILSDVAAQITGSVGLAGSANIGEVCSMFEAIHGSAPRRAGQNVANPSGLMLGAVMMLVHIGQADVATRFHNAWLRTIEDGIHTYDIYRDGTSKQKVGTKEFAQAVIARLGQSPQHLKAVAYKDVAPEKGAVFAALATDKRKKKTVGVDVYLDWSSGTPDELGAALSKTAGDELELKAVLNRGTRVWPKGLPETLCTDQWRCRFVSRSGGDVSHAQITRLLQRVADAGFDFIQTESLCTFDGEPAFSGIPGE comes from the coding sequence ATGCCAGGCACGACGCCCATCACCGTCGCTTACGGCGACGGCATCGGTCCCGAGATCATGAGCGCGACGCTCGAGGTGCTCAAGGCCGCCGGCGCGCGCCTGCAGACCGACGTCATCGAGATCGGCGAGAAGGTCTACTTGGCGGGCAACCCGGCCGGCATCGCGCCCAGCGCGTGGGAGTCGCTGCGCAGCACCAAGGTCTTCCTCAAAGCGCCGATCACCACGCCGCAAGGCGGCGGCTATAAGAGCCTCAACGTGACCACGCGCACCGCGCTCGGCCTCTACGCCAACGTGCGCCCATGCGTCTCGTACGCGCCCTACGTGAAGACGAAGCATCCGGTGATGGACGTCGTGATCGTGCGCGAGAACGAGGAAGACGTCTACGGCGGCATCGAGTACCAGCAGACGCACCAGATGACGCAGGCGCTCAAGCTCATCTCGCGGCCCGGCAGCGAGCGCATCGTGCGTTACGCGTTCGAATACGCGCGCCGCAACGAGCGCAAGAAAGTCACCTGCTTCACCAAAGACAACATCCTCAAACTCACCGACGGGCTGTTCCACAAGATCTTCGACGAAGTCGCCAAAGAATATCCGCAGATCGAGCACGAGCATTGGATCGTCGACATAGGCGCCGCCAAACTCGCCGATACGCCCGAGGCGTTCGACGTGCTCGTCCTGCCGAATCTATACGGCGACATCCTGTCCGACGTGGCCGCGCAGATCACCGGGTCGGTCGGCCTTGCAGGCTCCGCTAACATCGGCGAGGTCTGCTCGATGTTCGAGGCGATCCACGGTTCGGCGCCGCGGCGCGCGGGTCAAAACGTCGCCAATCCTTCTGGCTTGATGCTCGGCGCGGTGATGATGCTGGTCCACATCGGACAGGCGGATGTCGCGACGCGCTTCCACAACGCGTGGCTGCGCACGATCGAGGATGGCATCCACACGTACGATATCTATCGTGACGGAACCAGCAAGCAGAAAGTCGGCACCAAAGAATTCGCTCAGGCCGTGATCGCGCGCCTCGGGCAATCGCCGCAGCACCTCAAAGCGGTCGCGTACAAGGACGTCGCGCCGGAGAAAGGCGCCGTGTTCGCGGCGCTCGCCACCGACAAGCGCAAGAAGAAGACGGTCGGCGTCGACGTCTACCTCGACTGGTCGAGCGGCACGCCGGACGAGCTTGGCGCGGCGCTGTCGAAAACCGCAGGCGACGAATTGGAATTGAAGGCGGTCCTCAATCGCGGCACGCGCGTGTGGCCTAAGGGACTGCCTGAGACCCTGTGCACCGACCAGTGGCGCTGCCGCTTCGTCTCGCGCTCGGGCGGCGACGTGTCGCACGCGCAGATCACGCGGCTGCTGCAGCGCGTGGCCGATGCCGGCTTCGATTTCATCCAGACGGAATCGCTGTGCACGTTCGACGGCGAGCCCGCGTTCTCGGGCATCCCGGGCGAGTAG
- a CDS encoding ABC transporter permease yields the protein MLTYAIRRTLQAIPLLLLISMILFAILHAMPGGGLAAYAGNPHLTAADIARLQHNLGLDRPVYVQYLNWLGKVLHGDWGWSTLNSTTVVEAFVERLPATLELMVTSFIISLAIGLTLGILAALRPYSPLDYFVTTFAFFGQSMPSFFFALLLQLLFAVKGIHLQAFGYAFDLQLPSAGMTSTDGGDLLDRIRHLILPVTVLALLQVATWSRFTRASMQEVLHTDYMRTAAAKGLPFMTILLKHGLKNGLMPVVTVVALTIPFLVGGALITEQIFAWPGAGRLFITALGQQDFGLLMGYLVLISILVVLFNLLADLAYGWLDPRVKYD from the coding sequence ATGCTGACGTACGCGATCCGGCGCACCCTTCAGGCGATTCCGCTCCTGCTGCTGATCAGCATGATCCTGTTCGCCATCCTGCACGCTATGCCGGGCGGCGGCCTCGCCGCCTACGCCGGCAATCCGCACCTGACCGCAGCCGACATCGCGCGCCTGCAGCACAATCTCGGCCTCGACCGGCCGGTCTACGTGCAGTACCTCAATTGGCTCGGGAAAGTGCTGCACGGCGACTGGGGCTGGTCGACCCTGAACTCGACCACCGTCGTCGAAGCGTTCGTGGAGCGCTTGCCCGCGACGCTCGAGCTGATGGTGACCTCGTTCATCATCTCGCTCGCGATCGGCCTGACGCTCGGCATCCTCGCCGCGCTGCGCCCCTACTCGCCGCTCGATTATTTCGTGACGACGTTCGCGTTCTTCGGACAGTCGATGCCCTCGTTCTTCTTCGCGCTGCTGCTCCAACTGCTGTTCGCGGTCAAAGGCATCCATCTGCAGGCGTTCGGCTACGCGTTCGACCTCCAGCTGCCCTCGGCCGGGATGACCTCGACGGACGGCGGCGACTTGCTCGACCGCATCAGGCATCTGATCTTGCCGGTCACCGTGCTCGCCCTGCTGCAGGTCGCGACGTGGTCGCGCTTCACGCGCGCCTCGATGCAAGAGGTGCTGCACACCGACTACATGCGCACCGCGGCCGCCAAGGGTCTGCCCTTCATGACGATTCTGCTCAAGCACGGTCTCAAGAACGGGCTTATGCCGGTGGTGACCGTCGTCGCGCTCACCATACCGTTCTTGGTGGGCGGCGCGCTGATCACCGAGCAGATCTTCGCGTGGCCGGGCGCCGGACGGCTGTTCATCACCGCGCTGGGCCAACAAGATTTCGGCCTGCTCATGGGTTATCTGGTGCTCATCTCGATTCTCGTCGTGCTGTTCAACTTGCTCGCGGATCTGGCGTACGGCTGGCTCGATCCACGCGTCAAGTACGATTAG
- a CDS encoding ROK family protein, giving the protein MKWAIGVDLGGTHVAAAPVDERGRVHNVYSRELESHDVKYVVTEAAKVVGKAIASLDKRAKLSGIGVGSPGNIDERTGTVRFSPNFGWHDVALKQKLEKKLGRPIHLLNDARCATIGEYLHGVGKGARDFVLITLGTGIGGGIVANGKLVLGHTMAAGEIGHHVLRESSGFVCTCGKTGCFEAQASGTALLRHALALAPSFPRSTLLTGTPQVDWGSKMISRAAAAGDQHALATWHAWLRDLATGIANIIAFVNPEMIALGGGVGRTDDSLLVTPLTRLVDEQTTMAPKHQTTIVRAKLGNNAGIVGAACLALHGIP; this is encoded by the coding sequence GTGAAATGGGCGATCGGCGTGGATCTCGGCGGCACGCACGTGGCCGCAGCGCCGGTCGACGAGCGCGGCCGCGTCCATAACGTCTATAGCCGCGAGCTCGAATCGCACGACGTCAAGTACGTCGTCACCGAGGCGGCCAAAGTCGTCGGCAAGGCGATCGCCTCGCTCGACAAGCGCGCCAAACTCTCAGGCATCGGCGTCGGCTCGCCAGGCAACATCGACGAGCGCACGGGGACCGTGCGCTTCTCGCCCAACTTCGGCTGGCACGACGTAGCGCTCAAACAGAAACTCGAGAAGAAGCTCGGCCGCCCGATCCACCTGCTCAATGACGCGCGCTGCGCCACGATCGGGGAATACTTGCATGGCGTCGGCAAGGGCGCGCGCGATTTCGTGCTGATCACGCTCGGCACAGGCATCGGCGGCGGCATCGTCGCCAACGGCAAGCTCGTCTTGGGCCACACGATGGCCGCGGGCGAGATCGGACATCACGTGCTGCGCGAGAGCTCGGGTTTTGTCTGCACCTGCGGGAAGACGGGCTGCTTCGAGGCCCAGGCGTCGGGCACGGCGCTGCTGCGTCACGCGCTGGCGCTCGCGCCCTCGTTTCCGCGCAGCACGCTGCTGACCGGTACCCCGCAGGTCGATTGGGGCTCGAAGATGATCTCGCGCGCGGCCGCCGCTGGGGATCAGCACGCGCTGGCGACCTGGCACGCGTGGCTGCGCGACCTGGCGACCGGCATCGCCAACATCATCGCGTTCGTCAATCCCGAGATGATCGCGCTCGGCGGCGGCGTCGGACGGACCGACGACTCGCTGCTCGTCACGCCGCTGACCAGATTGGTGGACGAGCAGACGACGATGGCGCCCAAACACCAGACGACGATCGTGCGCGCGAAGCTGGGCAACAACGCCGGCATCGTCGGTGCGGCGTGCCTGGCGCTGCACGGCATTCCCTGA
- the acnA gene encoding aconitate hydratase AcnA gives MTKIDSFKSTATLDVDGKRSTYCRLGALSDAGVGHVDKLPFSLKVLLENLLRFEDGRSVTVAHIEALASWDPKRPSDREIAFRPARVLLQDFTGVPCVVDLAAMRDAMADLAGDPNKINPLQDVELVIDHSVQVDAYGSLQAFQINADLEFARNGERYQLLKWAQDALRRFKALPPDTGIVHQVNLEYLARVIFREERDGQTFAYPDTLVGTDSHTTMVNGLGVLGWGVGGIEAEAAMLGQPVSMLIPEVIGFRLRGKLPEGATATDLVLTVTEMLRRKGVVGKFVEFFGAGLSNLSLADRATIGNMSPEYGSTCAIFPIDEETLKYMRLTGRADAHVAHVRAYAQAQGLFRTDASPEPLYTDVLDLDLGSVEPSLAGPRRPQDRVPLRGAKQSFETAMEAFALGRPAPKTPVVAAERWAEEGGSTLTAAQARRRATYTGENGEEAELCDGAVVIAAITSCTNTSNPSVMVGAGLLAKKAVEKGLVSKPWVKTSLAPGSKVVTDYLKKAGLTPYLEKLGFYLVGYGCTTCIGNSGPLAEPIAAAITDHDLVVCAVLSGNRNFEGRIHPLVRANYLASPPLVVAYALAGTMEIDLAAEPLGHDSAGKPVYLRDIWPTSAEINATVAECVADAMFKRRYADAFGGDERWKSLEVPKGDRFAWDPQSTYVRKPPFFDGVTATPPPLRDIVGARVLALLGDSVTTDHISPAGSIGKNSPAGKYLIAHGVDPQDFNSYGARRGNHEVMMRGTFANVRLRNLLAPGTEGGVTRHLPDGKEMTIYDAAMQYEREGVPLIVIAGKEYGSGSSRDWAAKGPRLLGVRAAIAQSFERIHRSNLIGMGVLPLQFEPGESAASLGLTGDESYTIEGIAGGMSVGKRLTVRATGANGEKSFIVIVRIDTPDEVEYYRNDGILPYVLRQLHASR, from the coding sequence ATGACGAAGATCGACTCGTTCAAGAGCACGGCGACGCTCGACGTCGACGGCAAACGATCCACCTACTGCCGGCTCGGCGCGCTGAGCGACGCCGGGGTCGGCCACGTCGACAAACTGCCGTTCTCGCTCAAGGTGCTGCTCGAGAATCTGCTGCGCTTCGAAGACGGGCGCTCGGTGACCGTGGCGCATATCGAAGCGCTCGCCTCGTGGGATCCGAAACGGCCTTCGGATCGCGAGATCGCCTTCCGCCCCGCACGCGTGCTGCTGCAGGACTTCACCGGCGTGCCGTGTGTGGTCGACTTGGCCGCTATGCGCGACGCCATGGCCGATCTTGCGGGCGACCCGAACAAGATCAATCCGTTGCAAGACGTCGAGCTCGTCATCGATCATTCGGTGCAGGTCGACGCATACGGCTCGCTGCAGGCGTTTCAGATCAACGCGGACCTGGAGTTCGCGCGCAACGGCGAGCGCTATCAACTGCTCAAGTGGGCGCAAGACGCGCTGCGCCGTTTCAAAGCGCTGCCGCCCGACACGGGCATCGTCCACCAGGTGAACCTCGAGTATCTCGCGCGCGTGATCTTCCGTGAAGAGCGCGACGGCCAGACGTTCGCCTATCCGGACACGCTGGTGGGCACCGATTCGCACACGACGATGGTCAACGGTCTGGGAGTCCTGGGCTGGGGCGTCGGCGGCATCGAGGCGGAAGCGGCGATGCTCGGCCAGCCGGTCTCGATGTTGATCCCCGAAGTCATCGGCTTCCGGCTGCGCGGCAAGCTGCCCGAAGGCGCGACCGCGACCGACCTCGTGCTCACCGTCACCGAGATGCTGCGCCGCAAGGGCGTGGTCGGCAAATTCGTCGAGTTCTTCGGCGCCGGATTGAGCAATCTGAGCCTGGCCGACCGCGCGACGATCGGCAACATGTCGCCGGAGTACGGATCCACGTGCGCGATCTTCCCGATCGATGAAGAGACGCTCAAGTATATGCGGCTCACCGGCCGCGCAGATGCGCACGTCGCGCACGTGCGCGCGTATGCGCAGGCGCAAGGGTTGTTCCGCACCGATGCGTCGCCCGAGCCGCTGTACACCGACGTGCTCGACCTCGATCTGGGCAGCGTCGAGCCCAGCCTCGCAGGACCGCGCCGTCCGCAAGACCGCGTGCCGCTGCGCGGCGCCAAGCAATCCTTTGAGACGGCCATGGAGGCGTTCGCGCTTGGACGGCCCGCGCCAAAGACGCCGGTCGTCGCCGCCGAGCGCTGGGCTGAAGAAGGCGGCAGCACGCTCACCGCGGCGCAGGCGCGCCGGCGAGCCACGTACACCGGCGAGAACGGTGAGGAAGCGGAGTTGTGCGACGGCGCCGTCGTCATCGCCGCCATCACCAGCTGCACGAACACGTCGAACCCGTCGGTCATGGTCGGGGCGGGACTGCTCGCCAAGAAAGCGGTCGAAAAAGGCCTCGTCTCAAAGCCGTGGGTGAAGACCAGCCTCGCACCCGGCTCGAAAGTCGTCACCGATTATCTCAAGAAAGCCGGCCTGACCCCGTACCTGGAAAAGTTGGGATTCTACCTGGTCGGCTATGGCTGCACGACGTGCATCGGCAACAGCGGCCCCTTGGCCGAGCCGATCGCCGCGGCGATCACCGATCACGATCTCGTCGTGTGCGCCGTGCTCTCGGGCAATCGCAACTTCGAAGGCCGCATCCACCCGCTCGTGCGCGCGAACTATCTCGCGTCGCCGCCGCTCGTCGTCGCGTACGCGCTGGCCGGCACGATGGAGATCGACCTTGCGGCCGAGCCGTTGGGGCACGACAGCGCGGGCAAGCCCGTTTATCTGCGCGACATATGGCCGACCTCGGCGGAGATCAACGCCACCGTCGCCGAGTGCGTCGCCGACGCGATGTTCAAGCGCCGCTACGCCGACGCGTTCGGCGGCGACGAGCGTTGGAAGTCGCTCGAGGTCCCGAAAGGCGATCGCTTCGCGTGGGATCCGCAATCCACGTACGTGCGCAAGCCGCCGTTCTTCGACGGCGTTACCGCCACGCCGCCGCCGCTGCGCGACATCGTGGGCGCGCGCGTCCTCGCGCTGCTCGGCGACAGCGTAACGACGGACCACATCTCGCCCGCCGGTTCGATCGGCAAGAACAGCCCCGCCGGCAAGTACTTGATCGCGCACGGCGTCGATCCGCAGGACTTCAACTCGTACGGTGCCCGGCGCGGCAATCACGAAGTGATGATGCGCGGCACGTTCGCCAACGTGCGGTTGCGCAATCTGCTGGCGCCCGGTACCGAAGGCGGCGTGACGCGCCACCTGCCCGACGGCAAAGAGATGACGATCTACGATGCCGCGATGCAGTACGAGCGCGAAGGGGTACCGCTTATCGTCATCGCCGGCAAAGAATACGGTTCTGGCTCGTCGCGTGATTGGGCAGCCAAAGGGCCGCGCTTGTTGGGCGTCCGTGCAGCGATCGCGCAGAGCTTCGAGCGCATCCACCGCTCCAACCTCATCGGCATGGGCGTGCTGCCGCTCCAGTTCGAGCCGGGGGAATCGGCCGCGTCGCTCGGCTTGACCGGCGACGAGTCATACACCATCGAGGGAATCGCCGGCGGGATGAGCGTCGGCAAGAGGCTCACGGTGCGCGCAACGGGCGCCAACGGGGAAAAGTCGTTCATCGTCATCGTGCGGATCGACACGCCCGATGAGGTCGAGTACTATCGCAACGACGGCATCTTGCCGTACGTATTGCGGCAGTTGCACGCCTCGCGCTAG
- a CDS encoding glycosyltransferase produces MPGALDRPDPRPPSVLFLFSDTGGGHRTAAEAIDRALHRLAQGRPVRSDMVDAFAACGIFPLREGIKSYGALLNVQPSPYPALFHLSNGRTRARIMTELGKPFIRHNFRQLVERLDPSLVVSVHPLLNELARETIDEMGSRAPLITVITDLVTIHHAWTSDSAADQYVVASAEAARVCVSRGIPADRVHNLGLPIRDGFSPSTDPTADKRALGLDPARRTLLVMSGGEGGGRLRSIVRQVAGTMRALNLQVVAICGRNEGLRERMLALAPRFGPDAKVLGFVDNIADYMRAADALLSKAGPGTIAEAAACGLPIIICDYISGQEAGNLGFVESRAAGVVALEARDVSATLRRFFGSDPGVLQSYRRSALESARPHAADDIARFLLAQLPEPAKVAV; encoded by the coding sequence GTGCCTGGCGCGCTCGACCGGCCTGATCCGCGACCGCCTTCCGTGCTGTTCTTGTTCTCGGACACGGGCGGCGGGCATCGCACTGCAGCGGAAGCGATCGACCGCGCGCTGCATCGGCTCGCGCAGGGACGCCCCGTGCGCAGCGACATGGTCGACGCGTTTGCCGCGTGCGGCATCTTCCCGCTGCGCGAAGGCATCAAGAGCTACGGCGCGCTGCTCAACGTCCAGCCAAGCCCGTATCCGGCGCTCTTCCACCTCTCGAACGGGCGGACGCGCGCGCGCATCATGACCGAGCTTGGCAAGCCGTTCATCCGGCACAACTTCCGCCAGCTCGTCGAGCGCTTGGATCCGTCGCTGGTCGTGTCGGTGCACCCCTTGCTCAACGAGCTCGCGCGCGAGACCATCGACGAGATGGGCAGCCGCGCTCCGCTGATCACGGTGATCACCGACCTCGTGACCATCCATCACGCGTGGACGTCGGATTCTGCTGCGGATCAGTACGTCGTGGCGTCGGCCGAAGCGGCGCGCGTATGCGTCAGCCGGGGCATCCCGGCCGACCGCGTGCATAACCTCGGCCTGCCGATCCGCGATGGTTTTTCGCCTTCGACCGATCCGACCGCGGACAAGCGCGCGCTGGGGCTCGACCCCGCGCGCCGCACGCTGCTCGTGATGTCCGGCGGCGAAGGCGGCGGACGTCTTCGCAGCATCGTGCGCCAAGTCGCCGGCACCATGCGCGCGCTGAACCTGCAAGTGGTCGCGATCTGCGGACGCAACGAAGGACTGCGCGAGCGCATGCTCGCGCTTGCGCCGCGCTTCGGGCCAGATGCTAAAGTGCTCGGCTTCGTCGACAATATCGCGGATTACATGCGTGCCGCCGACGCGCTGCTGTCGAAGGCGGGGCCGGGGACCATCGCGGAGGCGGCCGCGTGCGGGCTGCCGATCATCATCTGCGACTACATCTCCGGACAAGAAGCGGGCAACTTGGGCTTTGTCGAGTCGCGCGCGGCCGGCGTCGTCGCGCTCGAAGCGCGCGACGTCAGCGCGACGCTGCGCCGTTTCTTCGGCAGCGATCCGGGCGTGCTGCAGTCGTATCGCCGCAGCGCGCTCGAGAGCGCGCGCCCGCACGCGGCGGACGACATCGCACGGTTCTTGCTCGCGCAGCTGCCGGAGCCGGCGAAGGTCGCGGTCTAA
- a CDS encoding cytidylate kinase-like family protein, with amino-acid sequence MIVAIARELGAGGRGVGEAVAAALEIPLLDNEIVNLVAERIGAPEAYVAQRDEQVESFTERVLRGITAAYPESLSSQGLPDWSEEHLVQLTETIIKERAASESLVVIGRGAPLLLKDRLDVVRVFVSAPGAERAARIAARLGLSSDDALKEMRKSDQHRASYYKEHYGVTDWRDPRHYDLVVNTARLGIEGAARLIVEAARGSLRPTS; translated from the coding sequence GTGATCGTCGCGATCGCGCGCGAGCTCGGCGCCGGCGGCCGCGGCGTCGGGGAAGCGGTCGCAGCGGCGCTCGAGATACCGCTGCTCGACAACGAGATCGTCAATCTGGTCGCCGAACGCATCGGTGCGCCCGAGGCCTACGTCGCGCAGCGCGACGAGCAGGTGGAGAGCTTCACCGAGCGCGTGCTGCGCGGCATCACCGCCGCGTATCCGGAATCGCTGTCCTCACAGGGGCTGCCCGACTGGTCCGAAGAGCATCTCGTACAGCTCACCGAGACGATCATCAAAGAACGCGCGGCGAGCGAGTCGCTGGTGGTGATCGGACGCGGCGCGCCCTTGCTGCTCAAAGACCGGCTCGATGTCGTGCGCGTGTTCGTCTCGGCGCCTGGGGCCGAACGCGCAGCGCGCATCGCCGCCCGCTTGGGGCTTTCGTCCGACGACGCGCTCAAAGAGATGCGCAAGTCGGACCAACATCGCGCGTCTTATTACAAAGAGCACTACGGCGTGACGGATTGGCGCGACCCGCGCCATTACGATCTGGTGGTCAACACCGCGCGCCTCGGCATCGAGGGTGCTGCGCGCCTTATCGTCGAGGCGGCACGGGGTTCGCTGCGGCCTACTTCCTGA
- a CDS encoding ABC transporter permease encodes MAVVTQTLTPLVIRDDEDLVGRRNLAWKKFSRHRPALIGAVVLLVFVLAAIFAPLLSHYDPAAIDPVWQGTPLAPGVNGHILGTDELGRDLLTRLMYGGRISLSLAGSAMLIEVVLGTILGACAGFFGGWVDYVIMRVTDVFLSIPLLPLLLVLTGIVAATSVKSSLGPAYVALIIGVLSWMTVARLVRGAFLSLREKEFAEAARAIGSRNVSIMFKHLLPNAAAPIIVQATLDVAGIIILESALSYLGFGVQPPTASWGNMLTNAQENMQIAWWAGVFPGLCIFLTVLAINYMGDGLRDALDPNVE; translated from the coding sequence TTGGCAGTCGTAACCCAAACCCTTACGCCCCTGGTCATTCGAGACGACGAAGATCTTGTCGGGCGGCGCAATCTCGCCTGGAAGAAGTTCTCGCGCCACCGGCCTGCGCTCATCGGCGCCGTCGTGCTGCTCGTCTTCGTGCTGGCCGCGATCTTCGCGCCGCTGCTCTCGCATTACGATCCGGCCGCCATCGACCCGGTGTGGCAGGGCACGCCGCTCGCGCCGGGCGTCAACGGACACATCCTCGGCACCGACGAGCTTGGACGCGACCTGCTCACGCGCTTGATGTACGGCGGACGCATTTCGCTCTCGCTCGCCGGCAGCGCGATGCTCATCGAAGTCGTGCTGGGCACGATCCTGGGCGCGTGCGCCGGCTTCTTCGGCGGCTGGGTCGATTACGTCATCATGCGCGTCACCGACGTCTTCTTGTCCATCCCGCTGCTGCCGCTGCTGCTCGTGCTCACCGGCATCGTGGCGGCGACCTCGGTCAAATCCTCGCTCGGCCCGGCGTACGTCGCGCTCATCATCGGCGTGCTCTCCTGGATGACCGTCGCGCGCCTCGTGCGCGGCGCGTTCTTGAGCCTGCGCGAGAAGGAGTTCGCCGAGGCGGCGCGCGCCATCGGCAGCCGCAACGTCTCGATTATGTTCAAGCACTTGTTGCCCAACGCGGCGGCGCCGATCATCGTCCAAGCGACCCTCGACGTGGCCGGCATCATCATCCTCGAGTCCGCGCTGTCGTACTTGGGCTTCGGCGTCCAGCCGCCGACGGCGTCGTGGGGCAACATGCTGACCAACGCGCAAGAGAACATGCAGATCGCCTGGTGGGCCGGCGTGTTCCCGGGCCTGTGCATCTTCTTGACGGTGCTCGCCATCAATTACATGGGCGACGGTCTGCGCGACGCGCTCGATCCGAACGTCGAATGA